A stretch of DNA from Granulicella pectinivorans:
GGTGCGGGTGCTGACGATGGGCGGTGGAACGATGTCGCCTGCGATGTCGAACTGATCGCTGGGGGTCTCGATACCGATGAGCGTCTGGAGCTGATCGCTTGCCTGCAGGAGTGCGATCTCGTCGTTGGCCGCGTCGCTTTCGAAGCTGGCGAGTTGCAGGTCGAGGCGCTCGTAGTCGAGCTTGCCGAGGTCGCCTGCCTTGTAACGGTCGAGGCTGATCTCGACCTCGTGACGATAGTCCTTGAGGCTGGCGTTGGCGAGCTCAAGGGCGACCTTGGCCACCAGCATTTTGGTGAAGGCCTGCTTGATGGTGAGGATGGTCTGGCGGACGGTGTCTTCAAGCTGGGCCTGGGTTTGCTGCGTGGTTGCCTGGGCTGCGTCGACGCGCCAGTGGCGCTTATCGCCGCGCTCAAAGAGGCGTGAGACCTGCGCGCTGTAGCTGTATGGGTTGGAGGCGCCCTCCGCGGGCAGCGTGACGTTGGTGCCGGAGAGGGTGAAGACGGGGTTGACGCGAACGGCGGCCTGCGTCTCCTGCGCCTTTACGGCACGGAGGTTCGCCTGCGCGGCGAGCAGGGTTGGGTTCTTGGCCTCGGCCATCGTCACGATCTGCTGCATGGTGTAAGCACCCGGCCTGGACATGGGCGGCTTGCGCGGATCGGGCCCTGGTGTGGTGGCGTAGGGGTAGGGCGTTGCCTGCGGCGCGGCTGTGGGCGCTGCCGCCGGTGCGGTTTGCGCCGGCAGCGTGGCGGTCAGCAGAAGCAAAAGTGCGGGTGAGACGATCTGGAATCGCATCAATGTTCAAACTCCATCTCCCGTTTGGGAAGGATGTCGGTGTCGCGTGCGACCCAGACGTAAAGCGTCGGCAGGAGGAAGACGCTGATGAGAAGCGCACCGACCAGCCCGCCGACGATGACGATGGCGAAGGGACGCTGCGAGTCCGAACCGATGCCATGCGAGAGGGCCGCGGGCAGAAGGCCCAGGGTGGCGACCAGCATGGTCATCATGATGGGACGCAGGCGGAGAACGGCGCCTTCGATGGCGGCCTCTTCCACGCTGTGTCCGGCGACGCGCATCTGGTTGATGTACTCCAGCATGATGATGCCGGTCTGCACGGAGACGCCGAAGAGCGCGAGGAAGCCGACGCCCGAGGAGACGCTGAAGTGGGTGTGGCTGAGCAGAAGTGCGAGCATGCCACCGAAGGGAGCCATGGCCACGTTGGCGAGGATGAGCACGGCCCATTTGAAGGAGCCGAACATGGTGTAAAGGATGATGAAGATGAGCAGAATCGTGAGAGGCAGCACGATCATGAGGCGGCGCGAGCTGCGCTTCTGGCTCTCGTACTCACCGGCCCAGTCGAGTTTGTAGCCGGCGGGGAGTTTGACCTGGCGACCGACCTTGTCGATGGCCTCCTGCACGGTGCTGCCGAGGTCACGGTTGCGCACGCTGTATTTGATGGCGACGTAGCGGTCACCGCCCTCGCGATAGATCTCTTCCGCTCCATCTTCGATCTGGAGCTTGGTGACCTGGGCGAGGGAGACGCGTTCTCCACTGGGCGAGACGATGCGGACGTTCGCGATCTGATCCGGTGTGCCGCGGTAACCCAGGCCGTAGCGGGCGGTCACGTCGTAGCGGGCGTCGCCTTCGAGGACCTGGGTGACGGCGTTGCCGCCGACGGCGCTCTCGATGGCGTCCTGCACGTCGGAGACGTTGATGCCGAAGCGAGCTGCGGCGGCGCGGTCGACGACGAAGTTGAGGTTGGGCTGCCCGATCACGCGGAAAAGGCCGAGATCGGCGACGCCCGGAATGCCCTGCATGACGGAGACGATCTCATCGCCCTTGGCTTCGAGGGTTTTGAGGTCGGTGCCGTAGAGCTTGACGGCGAGCTCGCCCTTGACGCCGCTGACGGCCTCTTCGACGTTGTCGGAGATGGGCTGCGAGAAGTTCCAGATGACACCCGGAGCCTTCTCGAGTTCGCGGTTCATGGCGCCGATGAGGTCTTCCTTGTTCTCGTTGAATACGGGGCGCCACTCGGCCTTGGGCTTCAGATCGACGAAGTATTCCGTGTTGAAGAAGCCGGTGGTGTCGGTGCCATCGTCGGGACGGCCGATCTGGCTGATGACCTGCTTGACCTCGGGGAAGGAGGCGAGCACGGTGCGGGCGCGGTCGGCGACGGCCTTGCTCTCCGTGGGACCGGTGCTGGGGGCGAGTGTGCCGCGCACCCAGATGGCACCTTCATCCAGGTGCGGCAGGAACTCCGAACCGACGACACCGGATGTGCCGAGGAAGATGGTCGCGGCAAAGGCGGCGAGGGCAACCGAGATCGTGACCTTGCGATGTTCGATGGCCCACTGCGCGGTGCGGCGGTAGATGGCGGTGATGTATTTGAGGACAGGGTTTTCCCACTCGGTGGTGCCTTTGGGAAAGAGGAAGCTGGCCAGCACCGGCGCGAGGATGATGGAGAAGATGAGAGCGCCGAGCAGCGCGAAGGCCACCGTCCACGACATCGGCTTGAAGAGGCGGCCTTCCACGGACTGCAGCGTGAAGATAGGCAGGTAGGCCGTGATGATGATGCCGATCGCGTAGAAGACCGGGCGCTGCACCTCGTAGGCGGCCTCGCGGATCTGCTGCATGGGCGTCATGTCCGCGCGGCGTCCGTGGCTGAGATGACGGACGATGTTTTCGATCATGACGACGGCGCCATCCACCACCATGCCGAAGTCGAGCGCACCGAGCGAGAGCAGGTTGGCCGGGATGTGGCGCAGGTCGAGGCAGATCGACGCGAAGAGCAGCGAGAACGGGATGGTCAGCGCAACGATGAGCGCGCCGCGCAGGTTGCCCAGGAAGAGGAACAGGATGATGACGACGAGGACGATGCCTTCGGTGAGGTTGTGCAGGACGGTGTGCGTGGTGAGGTGCAGCAGATCGCTGCGATCCAGGAACGGCACGACGCGAACGCCTTTAGGCAGGATGCGTTCGTTGAGCTCCTTGACCTTCTCGTGGATGGCTTCGAGCGTGACGTCGGAGTTCTC
This window harbors:
- a CDS encoding efflux RND transporter permease subunit, producing the protein MIRKIVDFALNNRFIVLVVAVLLFGWGAISFHNLPVEAYPDVANNYVNVITQWPGRAAEEVEQQVTVPLEIGMAGIPHMTHLRSTSLAGLSSVTMIFDDDSVNDWNREKVLERLSQVTLPNNLQPQIGTDWSPVGQIFWYTLESDNPAYDTMALKSLEDWTLERQFRSVPGVVDVSSFGGPTREYQVILNPDKLVQYGLSVAQVKQQLAANNVNAGGSFIEVGQQQINVREVGLFRTVSDIEQTVLKTQSGTALRVSDIATVTQGPKIRLGQIGKTIRRKDGKLVENQDAVEGIVLLQKGENSDVTLEAIHEKVKELNERILPKGVRVVPFLDRSDLLHLTTHTVLHNLTEGIVLVVIILFLFLGNLRGALIVALTIPFSLLFASICLDLRHIPANLLSLGALDFGMVVDGAVVMIENIVRHLSHGRRADMTPMQQIREAAYEVQRPVFYAIGIIITAYLPIFTLQSVEGRLFKPMSWTVAFALLGALIFSIILAPVLASFLFPKGTTEWENPVLKYITAIYRRTAQWAIEHRKVTISVALAAFAATIFLGTSGVVGSEFLPHLDEGAIWVRGTLAPSTGPTESKAVADRARTVLASFPEVKQVISQIGRPDDGTDTTGFFNTEYFVDLKPKAEWRPVFNENKEDLIGAMNRELEKAPGVIWNFSQPISDNVEEAVSGVKGELAVKLYGTDLKTLEAKGDEIVSVMQGIPGVADLGLFRVIGQPNLNFVVDRAAAARFGINVSDVQDAIESAVGGNAVTQVLEGDARYDVTARYGLGYRGTPDQIANVRIVSPSGERVSLAQVTKLQIEDGAEEIYREGGDRYVAIKYSVRNRDLGSTVQEAIDKVGRQVKLPAGYKLDWAGEYESQKRSSRRLMIVLPLTILLIFIILYTMFGSFKWAVLILANVAMAPFGGMLALLLSHTHFSVSSGVGFLALFGVSVQTGIIMLEYINQMRVAGHSVEEAAIEGAVLRLRPIMMTMLVATLGLLPAALSHGIGSDSQRPFAIVIVGGLVGALLISVFLLPTLYVWVARDTDILPKREMEFEH
- a CDS encoding TolC family protein, which produces MRFQIVSPALLLLLTATLPAQTAPAAAPTAAPQATPYPYATTPGPDPRKPPMSRPGAYTMQQIVTMAEAKNPTLLAAQANLRAVKAQETQAAVRVNPVFTLSGTNVTLPAEGASNPYSYSAQVSRLFERGDKRHWRVDAAQATTQQTQAQLEDTVRQTILTIKQAFTKMLVAKVALELANASLKDYRHEVEISLDRYKAGDLGKLDYERLDLQLASFESDAANDEIALLQASDQLQTLIGIETPSDQFDIAGDIVPPPIVSTRTDLIQQAILHRPDYAAARAAVSAATANVRLAVANGTTDPTLEGEYDRSGTYSSAGFSVSIPLRLFDRNQGNKATAKYQADASRFTETAARNQVVSDVDQAWVGYTRAKALSLRYSDHYLDESRDVLDIARFSFEHGGLALIDYLDALRDARSSTNDAVNAFANTWNAIHQLSAASATELTP